The Dioscorea cayenensis subsp. rotundata cultivar TDr96_F1 unplaced genomic scaffold, TDr96_F1_v2_PseudoChromosome.rev07_lg8_w22 25.fasta BLBR01000435.1, whole genome shotgun sequence genomic interval ACAAATAAATTGCCATATAGTGACGGTATAAAATACGTTGGTAAAAGTCAAAAATCCGTTGGTAAAGGTCCCAAAACCCTATACCGACAGTAAAAATACCTATTCCAACACTTATTTTGCCGTCGGTAAAAGCCTTATTGGTATAGACCTATACCAACAAATATAGCGTTTGTTGGAATAGATTTATTAATTTACCAATGGAATATAATTGTAACTATTGGTTATATTGTTAAGATAGCACCGTCAAATTACTTATCCTataccaacaataaaaacacttattctaacaatttttttataattagtaaaAGTCTTCTGCACATACATCTATAGCAACAGTTATAGCTTCTATTGGAAAAAGTTCATGGgatttaccaacggaatataaCTCTAACTATTAATCTCACCGTTGGAAAAGcatctcatatttatttaccttataccaatgataaaatgtatattccaacattttttaccgtcaataaaaatctcataagcatagacctataccaacggttacaatatttattggaataaatccatttgatttatcaatgacTACAACATCCGTTGCGATAGATGTATATTCAAAAAGACATGTTTAGCTTTAGCAACGACTATACCGtcggtaaaatttttttatattaataattaatctgccaataaaactattattgttaCCCTtggaaatatattatgaatagtttaataactcatacacaattaaattaatttacaataaattaaaacaatcaatgccattaaaaaaacacaaaaacattccactagaaataaaaaagaaaaacttttacATCACCTTAAACATATGTTTATAAGGtatatgtccaaaaataaaccaCCATTCAATCTTGACTAACAACCCAATAAAGCAATAAGAATTTTCCCAAGTAGAACTGATGTCATCTTCTAAACTGCATCACCTACAagaaccattttaaaaaaaaattacaattaataagatgtatgcaacaataaaacacaaatataaaaacttaaaataataagctgaataatataaaaaaaactataagtaaaataatatacagCATGTCATGCCTTCTTTTCAGTTTGAAACAATAAGAGCTTACTTGATGCATTTGGATTTGCTTGATGACTTGATTCATGAGAATGATTATTCCCACACAGCGTTTGTTGAGCACTAGAAGCATCAAGTacctacaaattatataaaatagaagttaaaattGTCTACACAACAATAGCTAAAAGGACTTGCAAACTAGTAATAACTtgtaaagattaaaaacaatgatatatatacacactccCAGGCCACATCAATCAAATGCCAACCACCCAAATACAAAGAAGCACACATTAATATCTTGGAAATAGACGAGTGGTAATTAATTACCATGACTGTGAGAGCTCTCTTAGCTGTCATACatatacatgatatatatatatatttatagaaagaGAGGCAAGATATACTAAATAAcacagagacaacaaaaatcAAACCTATGGACATACAACAGTGCAGCTAGATATACATACATTCAAGCGCATGTGTGCAAGAccgacattaaaaaaaaggcaagACAAGAAGCCTAACCTTTCTAGATTGAAGGCTCATGCTTATCAATATACGCACAAATACATCATCAACTCATGAGTTCATTGTATCtctttatttgaaataaagtttgcttcttctctatttttagtcaaaaataTCAGGCCCTACAGCTctgtaaatatttttgtatctaCTGTAAATGATACTTGGCATTTTATTAGCATTAAAGACATAAAAAAACTGTACTTATTAAcctttattgaaataaatatgatGAACCAATTCTACTAAGTGACTAGTTGCTACTTCACTTATAAATGAACAATTAATCTGGAAAGTCATTCATTCCATTTAGAAGTTTGGTCAGAGTCtgtctcatatattttaccAACTCAAAGGCATTCATTATAGTTTTCCGTAAATTTCAATcagttttaatttatataaagttCTAGTAAAATATGTAGTATCAGTTTCAGGAATAAAAGTTACAAATTGATTCATGAGAACAAAAAGTTAAGTTTATATCTTAAAATAATCACCGTATAATTAGAGCAACAAAactttcatttcatttaattaGTGGTAACTTATGGTTGTGAAATCAATACATTAtagcaaaattaaataaatataattgataCACTATCATAAAtcactttaaaaaataagcacTTTTGCCAAGATATGATCATATGTTTACTTGGAAGTCATAAAGATACTCCTCCTTTTTCATTCAGATACCAGAGTACAGAGTACCATGTTAAAACAATCATTTTCAAGGTATAACTCCatcaaataaattgaaatttttacagATATTTCACATTGcatattgcaaaaataaaagcacAGCTAATGTCATCTGGATGGTTAGCTTTCATTCAACAGGTGGAAATGTAATATAGttgtgagaaaataaaaatcaaaataaacagCTCTGAAATACTTTTGACAATCCAAACAGAACTAGTTGTCGATCTATCCAAACTAAAAACAACTTGAAACATGGAGTACAGCTTCTAGTACCTTGAATTCTAAATGAATCAGCCAAGATTGGCTAAATAAATCTGACAGAATTGCAAATGCAGGAATTTTCATCAGGCAAAAGAAGACTCATAAGAAATGATTACCAACAAGCCAATTTATGATATCTTTTCATATCAAATTCTTACTGATTTTTAGTGAGTGTCAACATGAAAGAATCTCATAAGAAATGATTACCATTAATTCTCTCTACTATTAAAGGTATACAGGAATAACTAAAATGCATTATCACATCATCAGATAAAACAagctttagattttttttttgtctattaaCTACCACAAGATTTTAGCCTTATCATTAACAATTTAACTCACATAATACCTAATTTTTGTAACAAAAGCAAATCAAATAGAAGGGGTTCCTccatcatatattatttttcccataatctattaataaaatttccaaTGAACATGATTTGGCactccaaaaaaaagaaaagaaaaaaataaataaataaaagaaaagaaagaatcaaaTACAGCAAGCTACGGGAACCAAACAGAGTTGTCCATATTTACACAAACCTAGCTTTGGGTTAACCCCTAAATTTGACCTaatcccatcaatctcaaaCTAGAAGCTTAACAAACAAACATTTGAAAAGTGTTCTTCTCAGTAACACAGACGAAACCTATAATCATTAAAATGTCTcaattaagaattttttttttcttttacataagAAACCTTACAGAGTCACAACCTACTGAATGAGCAAGTGAACATCAACATATATAGACATTGCGGATTATATTATCATACTGAATTGGGACATGTAAAAGATGAAGCCCATCAACTTCAtagaacaaaaaacaaaaaaaacaaaatccattTTTCAAGTAATCAAATTATATGAACCCTTTCATTTAAGGTCAATTCGTTCATCACATGgacaaaatgaaatgaagaacccAATGAAGAAATTGAGGCCTTCAACCTGCAATTATCTGATATATCTTTCTTGATCCAGGAATACCTCAGATTTTCTAAATCACATATTCATATATGCTCTAAGACGCACAGATTTTAGAGAACCTTCAAAAAAATCTCTACTTAGAATCAGTATATTGTCCAGAACATTGGTGAGAGCATGCAATTTGGAACCACCTCGACTTGCATAGACCATTCCATTAATATTTGTTCACATATATAAGTTTGCAAATATTTTCATGGGCAAGTCTCTTGTACACAAATTATCTATACCTCACACCACTTACCctgtcaaataataaataatttcacttTTAATGAGgtattttgagaaattaataTTTGGCATCACATCAGGGAGAATCCCACAATTAACATTTTATTCCTATTGGTTTCTAGTAGAGGTCACTGGTATCTTTTGTTACTATTTATCTCACAACATCTACCTAAGCCTTAAGGGTGGGTCTGGTTGAATGTTAAAAGATATTAAGGTtaagatttgaaaatttgaactCGTTTTGGAGGAAAACTTTGATATGGACTTGACCTAACTTCagttaattaatactaattaaattaaatatatttagattagaattttaatttcCTATTTGACGATAgttgtttattaaaattatatattcagaaaaaaaattattatataaatttaactaattaaactaattaaatctTATAGAAAAAGATCAGAGGGCTAACCTTAGATGTTTGACTGGAACTTTGTGGCAACCCTGGGTTACCAGGCTAACCTAACAACCAAACATAAACCTTGTTGGATAGAGGTAAAATGCTTTTATTTGTCCCACTACCACACAATAGTTCAATCATCAGtttataaacataatttttgttttagttatggCCCGTGATCCTGAAAATTCCCTAATCCATGTTTCCTTTAAATCCTAAGAGATCAAATGCAAGTGTGGGGGGTCATTTCTAGATATCTATGAGgtcaaataaattattaattgaaaCCTTGAGTATTATATAAAAAGGCAAAAGAAAGCAAATGACAAAGAAGAATTAActgtgtaaaaataaaatatgctgAATACCTGTCTAGGTAGCTTGTTGATGTTGACATTATGTAGTCATATATATAACTGAAATTATATAGTGGTATGCAACTGCAAGAGTAAAGAAGTAACATAAGTCAACAATAATTAATGCCTAACATCTAAATACTAAATTATTCATAGTTGCTTGCGATCAAGAAACTCCAAAAGGCAAGATGCAAAAGTGAAGAATACACAATTCATTTAACATTTTGAGAATTAGGTCACAGAAAATAAACATCTGGTATAATAGACAAGTCTTAAAAAACATAACTACACTGACTAAAAAGTTTCACGATTCTATCAAGacatatttctaaaaattttaacaaataaaatatttgcacTCACTGAAGTCCACAGCAAATTGTAAATAATCAAGCCATGCAACTGAAACTTAATAAAGAACATGGAACTTCAATTAATAATCTGAATGGTTAAGCATGATTATTGAAAGGGAAGAACAAAACATATGGTGTTTTTGATAGACACAACATACCTATCAGATACAAAAGCAAATCTCACATTAAATGGATCCTTGAGTGCATTTCTAAGCAAAATACGCTTTGCTTCAATCATGCTTGATTCAC includes:
- the LOC120254408 gene encoding glycosyltransferase BC10-like, producing the protein MIEAKRILLRNALKDPFNVRFAFVSDSCIPLYNFSYIYDYIMSTSTSYLDRYLMLLVLNKRCVGIIILMNQVIKQIQMHQVMQFRR